Genomic window (Bacillus pumilus):
CTAAAGGGGGCTGACAGACGCCAAATGCTCCAGCGGCTGTTCAACTTGGAAAAGTATGGGGATCAGCTTGTCAAGCGCTTGCGTGCAAAGGCTCAGAAACATTATGGGCAAAAAAATGAACTGCTGGCTGAACTGAATGGTTTAGGAGAAGCTGGACCAGAGGCACTGGCAAAAGCAAAGGAAGCAGCTGTGCAGGCTAAGGCTATTTTTCATGAGAAAAAGCGAGCACGGGACGAAGCGATCACAGCTTTTACAAAGGCGCAAACGATCTGGCAGTATCAAAAGGAACAAGAAGCTTATGAGACTGAGCAAAACAAGCTGAATTTACTAGCACCATCAATGGAAGAGAAAAAGGCTAAGCTCAATATCGCAGAGCAGGCAGAGACGTTAAAGCCTTATGCGGATGCATTGACAAAGGCTGAAAACCAGCTTTCACAAGCATCAAAAGAGAAGCAGGAAGCGGAAAAGCAGCAGCTGCATAAGCGTACGATTTATCATCAAATGACGCAGGATTATGAGCAAGCCCGGCAAAAGAAAATAGAGACGGAACCAGACCTTCTCCAAAAGAAAGAGCAGCTGATTCAGCTAAAGGAAATTGAACGAAAAAAAGAAGCAGCTCTTCAGGAAAAGGCGGGCATAGAACGCCAAAAAAACGAAAAAGCGCAGCAGCTCATACAAAAGAAAAAAGAAGCGGAGGATCTCCAATCTCTATTAGAGCGTGCACTGACGAAACAAACACAGCTGAAGCATGAACTGGAGCAGCTACAAGTTTCAGTGAAGGAGCGGAAAAGTGTACAAGATGCGTTGCGTTTAAGTGAAAATGTTCAAAGAATAAACCTCGACATTCAAAAAGAAAAGCAAAAGCTGGACGAGCTTCAAAAGCGAACCTCTCAGACTGTAGCAGCATATGAAAAGCTTCAAAAGCAGCAAAATAACCATCATGAAAAAATAGACCAATCGTTTCAAGCAATTGAACATCTCTATTTTTATGTATGTGAATTCGAACGAGCTCTGACAGAATGGAGTAAAAAAGAACAGCATCGGAAGCTCGAAAGTTTAAAACAACGTGATGCGGTAAGGGCGGCAGAACTTAGAAAAGAATTAGCGGCAGAGTTAGTAGATGGTGAGCCGTGTCCAGTTTGTGGATCGATTCATCATGATCCAAAGGCGCTCGAATCCAATGATCATGTAGAAACCGTGGCACAAATTGATGACGTCATGAAGCGGATTGACAACGAAATCAAACAGGCAGAGGAGTATGCGAGAGACATTTATGCCGCAAAACAGCTCCTAGAAACGCATGCCAATCAATTAGTGAAGCAATTCGCCTTCTTGTCTAAGAAAGCCCCAGGGACGGAAGTAGCAGCAGCAGTAGAAACCGTACAAAATCCGCAGCCTTTGCAGGATTTGATTCAAGAATGGAAAGGCATAAAGCAAGATATTCAAGAAGTTGAACGTAAACGAGCCCGCTTAATGGATGAAACACATGATCAAGCAGCAGAGATAAGCAAGATGAAAGATCAAATGACATTTGAACAGCAGCGCATTGAAGAATTAGAGATGTTGATCAAAGAGCTTCAATCTGAGCTTTCAGAGCAAACGGCTCAATTTGAACAGACCTTCCCGCACTTTACATTGAATCAAGTACAAGAACTACAAAAGCAAATCGATGAAAAGGACCAACAAGCGGAAGGCTATAAAGAACGTATTGAGAAAAGCATTTCGTTTTTGGAAGAAAAACAGCGAGCAAAAGAGCAGTTGCAGACAGCGATATATAATGTCGAGAAAGAACTTGATAAACTCACGCATCAGCTAGAAAGTCAGCAACAGCTTATCCTTCAATATGAAACTGATGTAGGGCGATATCCATTAAAAGCTGCCTCTATATCTGAAGAACTTATTGAGGTTGAACACACTCTTGCAATTCTTAATGAAAAAGAGCAACAATCATACAAGCAATTGCAGCACGCCCAGCAATTATTTAGTGAGGCGCAAAGCCATTTTTCAAGCAGTGAGCGACAACTTCAAGAAGCGATTCGGCGAAAACAAGAAGCGGAAGTAGCATGGGAAAAAGAAACGGCATCCTCTTCTTTTCATATGCCTCATGAAATTGAGTCTGCTTCAATGGAACAAGCTGTACGGCAATCGGTCAAACAGGAAATTGAGGAATTTGAGGATAAAAGAAAGCAGTGTGCCGCAAACTTAAAGCGAATTTCTCAATTGCTGAAAGAAGAGTCACTGGATGAAAAGCAGTGGACTGACATTCAACAAAGAAAAGATGCAGCAGAAATAGCATTGGAAGAAGCGACGGTGATGAGCGGTTCTGCACATGAACATCTGCGTGTGATTGAAGAAAACCATCAGCGCTTTGCAAGTATTCATGAACATTTGGAAGGACTGCAGCAAGAAATTGATCGCCTTGATAAACTGCAAACCGTTTTTAAAGGGAATACGTTTGTTGAATTTTTAGCAGAAGAACAGCTGGAAAGTGTCAGCCGTGATGCATCCGCCCGCTTAGGTATGTTAACGAGACAGAGGTATGCCATTGAGGTCGATTCAGAAGGCGGCTTTGTTATGCGTGATGATGCAAATGGGGGAGTCAGGCGTCCTGTGTCCAGCTTGTCCGGCGGAGAAACCTTCCTAACATCGCTGGCGCTTGCACTAGCTCTTTCTGCACAAATTCAGCTGAGAGGTGAATTCCCGCTGCAATTCTTTTTCCTTGATGAAGGATTCGGAACGCTCGATCAAGACTTGCTCGATACGGTTATTACCGCATTAGAGAAGCTACAGTCACAAAATTTAGCAGTTGGTGTCATCAGCCACGTGGAAGAATTAAAAATGAGACTGCCGAAGAAACTGATTGTCCACCCAGCAGATCCAAGCGGAAAAGGGACAACGGTATCAATGGAATTAATGTAAATGTTGAGGTGATGTCAGGGTGGCAAAGCAAACCGTTGGATCTTGTGAGCTGTGCGGGAGACAAGATGTCCTTCTGACAGAACACCACTTAACACCAAGAGAGGAAGGTGGAGCTTTTTTACCAACTGCCTTCCTGTGCATTCCTTGCCATAAACAGGTGCATGCCCTTTATACAAACCAGGAGCTTGCCGAACGGTTAAACACACTTGATGCGCTAAGGCAGGACGAAAAGCTTGCTTCGTACATCAAATGGATTCGAAAACAGCCGGCAAGCAAACTGGTTAAAACAAAAAAATCGAGACAACGCAGAAAAAAATAAACATAAAAAGCGCTCCTCTAAATGAATTGTGTATAGAGGAGCTGCTTTATGCATTGCCTACCATATTCTGATCATTTAAGTCAGGATCCACATAGTTGGTGGCGCTAATGCCATTATTCAATATCAAGAAATCTCCGGTATTCCCCGCTCCAGAGCCTAAGGCAGATTTTGACGAACTTTTAGGCGACAGGTAGAATGAGTCACCGACGTTTACGACGCCTCCAGAAATAGAGTTAATGTAAATGGGTCCGACAATTGCTGGCATAATCGACATCCTTTATTCGAAGTCATATCACCATCATATGCGTAGGTAGGTCCATTTGTGAGTTTGGCGGACTTTCGTCGCTGCTAAATAACTCTCGTATATGCTTCACTCTTGCAACGGCATTCATTCCACACGTAGAGCCAACTTGTAAAACAGAGGAAGATGACACCCCTTCTACATGTACCGAAGCCACTTTAATGACAGGCTTTTCATGGTAAAATGCGGTTCTGACAGATCGTTCTGGCAGCATCAATGGAATGGGCTCATAATACACTTCAAATTCTTTCGCATTTAAGTTTTCTGCTTCATTTCCATAAAACAAACTAATGGTTCGTTGAACAGCTAACACCTTGACTTTCGGGCATAGCTCCTGCGTATCTCCAATTTGAACAACGCTTGAAATCCCGACAGAATTCACCTTCATGAACTTCAATTGAGATGTGCGCTTGATCATTATCGAGGTGCCAGAGGAACAAACGGGCCAATGATAAGAGATTCTGGCGGTGTATCGAAAATGGAGGATAATTGTACATGATCTGTGTCCCCAATGATAAATAGGGAAGAGGACGACACCCCAACTACTTTAATGCTTCCGGTCTCGATGTTACGGTTGACGACTGTGAAATTCATCCGTTTTCCTCTCCTTTCGTTTCATTTGGAATATGTGCTAAGAAGTGCTCAATCGCCCGTTTGACATCATGCTTCACATATTCAGCAATTTGCTCTGAACGCTGAAGCGGTGTCATATCTTCCCGGTGCGGGAGCTGTCCCGCGTAGTATTTAATTCTGCTGTCAATTTGCTTGCGGATGTCCTCAATGATATGGTGTTTGTTGCTCTCATCAAGAGACCCTTCATATCGTTGCTCTAGCTCTTCAAGAAGGTCTGGTGCTTCTTCATTTAAAAATGCGTCGACAAGCTGACGTGTTTGATTGAAAAATTGATCAGCCATTTCTTGCTGCATCATTCCAATACCCGGGGTTGTTGTTTGGCCCACTTCAAAGTTTTGAACACTGTTTGGATCAGATGGATTGAGGCCGATGTTCAGCGTACCTTCCAGCCGCTCGATTTTCAGTTGATCAAATTGATAATCAATTCGTTCAATCGTCGTTGTCGGTTTATCTTTGATCATTTGCATTTCCTGCTGAAGCTCGTTAAGCTTTTTTTCAAGCATCATGATTTGTTGTGATTGCTTTTGAATGATGCCGTACATTTGTGAAGCGCTGTTTTGATAGTCATACATATGCATACACCTCCGGGGATTGCAGATGACTTAAGTTGTTGGTGACTGAAGCGGTACAAAAGGTGTTGTGCTTGCGCCCTGAGATTCTTCAATTCCTTGTGTGCCTGCTGCGGCAGGTGCTGCTTCTACGTAGCTGCCCGTGTTATACAGGTTTGAAAGAGCTTTAATTGAACCAGCGCTCCCAATTTGCAGCACAGATGAGTTACTCACAGACTCCACACGTAAATAATTAATTTGTATCGCTTGATTAATATAGAAGTTCAACGGATTCTCACTCCTTACAAGTTACCAACAAGCGGTTGATCAATGACATCACTGTCGTACGTATTTGTCACACTTTTATAGTTGCTAATGCGCAATTGATCACCAGTGTTAAAACTGCCTGCGCCAGCAAACGTTTTAACCTGGCTGTTTGGAGAAATGGTGATGCAGTCTCCAACATGAACGACTCCGCTCGTTCCGACGGCGTTTACTTTAAAGGCTCCAACAATAGCCGGCATAGCGGTGCACATCCTTTATAAAAATAAGGCACTTTGTTTTTGGGCGTTTCACCATAGCTTATGATGGGTCTTTTAATGTGTGATTGTCTTTTTGAAGTCTTTTGATAAGAGGATTAGGTGTATGGTTTACGCTTTTTTAGAGCAGTCATTCGAGGTGTATTTGATGCCTTTATTTAAGAGTGTGTCAAGCTCTTGACTGCACCTAATGGTTTCTTCGGCATTCATTCCGAATTTTTTTGCGGTCTCAATTAAATGTAATCTTTTTTGTTCAATTTCATAATTGATCATAGCGGACGCCAACTCTCACATTTTTTATCAAATAGAAGGATATGGTTAGTATACCCTATTTTTCTATAAAAAAAGCTGTTTCGTCAATATGAGTAATAAAGTGACAAAATTCGAAAGTATCCTTAACTATCAATGATCTCTTTTCTTATCTCCGCCTGTAAATAACGTCGCCTTTTGTTGATATAATGCCGAATAACATCTCGTTCTGATTCAAGGAAGTCTTTGCGGTCTTTCGTATAGGGATCATCTCCAATTCGGTTCTCAATGGACATATGCCATTTTTCGATGACTGGACAGAGCCGGTCTTCTAAAAAATGTGTATCAAGTACGTGCTGGAACAGCGTGTAATAGGTTCTCTTAAATGAAGGGATATCTAGTAATCTAGCAGTTAGTGTATTAAAGCCGCTTACGGGAATATAATCAAATGCCATTTCTTCACCATGAATGTCACGGCCCCATGTCGCATCATAATCCCAGGGAAGCACTTGGAATCTCCCTTGTTCATTCACATAAAGTGCGTAGTTATGGACAAAGCCGTCAAAGTTTTGTGTGCACACAACCCCAATGAGCCAGCGGAAATACTGATTCACATCTAGATATTGCCCAATCTTTTCTGCAAATAGGTCATCTTTCGCTGTGTTGAGAAAATAAATAAATTCACTGAGCTGCTGGTCATGTTGAGAAGTCCCCATTTTTTTCTCGTACCCGAGGAGGAGGTGTTTTTTTGGCTTTTTATCAAACGAACTCAAAAGGGAGAAGTTGGCGTCATCATCGACGGCATAATAAATGCCACCCCCTGAAAGCTGTCGTTTCTGAAAAAAGTGTTCATCGACGGATTCTATTTTTAAATAAATCCCTTCCTTTCGTCCGTTTATGGTGAGAAACACATGAGACGCAGCAGGGCTTAGCACGCCCATCTGCTCGAAGAAATAAAAGGACAGTCTGTTTCGGATAAACGAAGGGTCATTGTATTCTGCATTTAAATGAAAGATGGATTCGCCTTGTCTTTTTTTGGGTTTACGATATTCAATTTGATAGGATTTTTTTTTCAGTTTTCTAATGTGAGATCCTCGGTATGAAGCATAAATATGTGATTTGATCTGCCCGGTTTTCAAAATGGCCTCAACAGGTTCGTCGTTCCATATGTCTTTTCTTAATTCAATCAGGTCCTTTGGATGAATCCAAATATCGAGTTGCTTCAAAGGTTCTGTGGTCATGCGTTCATCAGCCTCCTATGCTCTTTTTTACAATATGAAGGTGAAGGAATGTCCTGTACCAGCTTGTTAGGTATTCATGGAGTTTTAAAAGAAAGGGGCATCTGCCAAGAACACTTGTCTACCAAGTCTCGTAACATAAAGCAGAGAAGATAAACAGTTTGCTCTGTTTGTTTTGTCAAAGCATAGACAGGGAGGGGAATCATTCGTGAGCACATTTGATCATTCACATATTGAACATGCGGTGGATTCACTTCGAAGTGAAGGTCGTGACCATCACTTAGATCGTGAACCAGAATCGAGACGATCGCACAAATCAGCTCGTTCTCGTCATTCACATCGCCGTCATTGGTTCTTTGGTGGAGGCGGATGCCGCAAGTCACATCGTAGTAAAAAAAGCCATCAAAGCTATCGCTCGAAAAAAAGCCGCTGTTCAAAGAAAAGCGTGAAAAGTGAGAAACCATGCAAAAGTAAAAAGTCATGCAAAAGTAAGAAGTCTTGCAGAAGCAAAAAGAGTGAACCGAAAAAATCATGCCGCAGCAAACACAGATCCCATCATAAGAAAAGCTGCCACAAGTCACATCGCAGCCATCGATCTAAACGTTCTCATCACCACAGACGCAGTCATTCTTGCAAAAGATGTGGAAAGAAAAAGCATCATACCCGCAGCAGAGGAAATGTTGATCGTAAATGGGAGCAAGGAAACATGTGGGAGTACAGACGTTACCGCTAAACATCAGATCATCATTTTTGAAACCCTTTTTAAAAGAGAGTATGATAAAAAAGGGTTTTTTTTATTTCATAGAGAAATAAAATGAGACATCATCACTTAGCGAAATGAAGATTGTGAGGGGAAGACATGAAATTTTTTACAGGTGAGATACATAGCAGAATGTTTATTGGGGTAGTCATTGATGATGAATGGGTTATGGATGTTAAAAAGGCAGAAGCTAAATTATTTGAGCTTGAAACACTGCCGAACTCTTTAGCTGAATGCATCAATATGGGGGACAAGTTTGTTGATCATGTCAGACAGCTTCTGGATTGGGCCGAGAAAAAGGAAGAAGACCGCGGTTCTTATGTATATCCGCTCTCGGATGTGACACTTCATGCACCGATTCCAAAGCCAGCTAAAAACATTATGTGTGTCGGAAAGAATTATCAAGATCACGTTATGGAGATGGGGACTGCAGCAGATATTCCTAAAGATGTAATGATCTTTACAAAGGCACCTACTTCAGTCGTTGGACATGAAGAGGATATTCTCCTTCATGAAGACGTGACGAGTGAACTGGATTATGAAGGGGAGCTTGCGATCGTGATGGGTAAATCAGGAAAAAATATTGCACCAGAAGAGGTTCGTGATCATCTATTCGGTTACACGATTTTAAATGACGTGACGGCAAGAGATTTGCAGAAAAAACACAAGCAATTTTTCATCGGTAAAAGCTTGGATACAACCTGCCCGATAGGACCTTATATTGTGCATAAGTCAGTGATCGAGGATCATGGCGCGCTCCATGTGGAAACAAAGGTTAACGGAGAGGTTCGTCAGTCCGCAAGTACAGAATTAATGATCTTTTCAATCGAGAACATTGTGTCTACTCTTTCAAAAGGGATGACACTAGAGGCCGGTGATATCATTGCCACGGGAACACCTTCTGGGGTTGGCAAAGGCTTTGAACCGCCTAAGTTTTTAGCTTCAGGAGACCGAATTGATATTACGATAGAACCGATTGGAACCCTAACGAATCGAGTCAAATAAAGAGCGCGATGACACAGGATTGTCGCTTTGTGTTCGACTTATTTCGTGGTACGATGAGAAGGTAATTGTTCTGATAAAGGGGGAAATAACAGATGGGAACACATTTACATATTACAGCATGGGTGCTAGGAATTATTTTGTTCTTCGTGGCATTTGCTCTAGCAGGTAAAAATGACAAAGGTGCTAAAATTGTGCACATGATTGTCAGACTATTGTACTTGATCATTATTGCAACAGGTGTAGAGCTGTATGTTCGCACGGGAATGAAAATTCCAGGTTTCGGTGGCGAGTATATCGGTAAAATGATTCTCGGTATTCTTGTGATCGGCTTTATGGAAATGGTTCTTGTACGCAAGAAAAAAGGAAAATCGGTGACAGGTGTATTGATTGGGTTTATCGTATTCGCGATTGTGACCATTCTTCTCGGTTTACGTCTGCCGATCGGTTTCCATATCTTTTAATATAGAAAGGGCATTGCTTACTTCAAGCAGTGCCCTTTTTATGTGGCATCAAACAGTGAAACAAACCGGTGGCCATCAGATGTGGTCCATTCAAAACGAATCTGGCTAGAGGCGTTCTCATGGTGACATTGAAGGGCAAGTGATTGGGTATCTGTCGAAAACTGAAAGAAAGAAACTTGTTGAAAAGAATGAAAGGAGGAGAAAACACAATCGTAGACGGAAAAGCCAAGCTGCTCAACTTGTTCAATGATGTCATAAAAGACGTTTTCAGGGACGAACATAAGAAGATCAAGCCATCCTTTGGCAAGGGATGCCGTATATTGAATCACTTCTCCGCCTTGTACTTCTACTAACTGCCCACTTTCATGAAGAATCATGGACCCGATCAGCTCCCCTTTTGTCCATCTGTCATTTTCCTTCAAACAGATCATCGTGCTTTGAAGACTTTCTGGCAGCATGATTTCTCCTTCTTCATCCTCAATTAGGCAATGCCCATTTTCAATCAGTAAATACCCGCTGCACCATCTTCGGGTGCAGCGTTCAAGTTGCTTCATTCGTTTTTCCATGTGCAAAAGCTCCTTTCCTCTTTCTTTTCTTACCAAATCATGCTTGTCCTATACAACTGAGAAAAAAGGACAAATCAACTATCAAGGAGACGATGCATAAACTAAGAAAGGCTGAATGAGACCACTTGAGGAAAAACGGATGGGAGCTGATGATGATGTGTGGAATAACAGGCTGGGCAGACTTTAAAAAGCAGCTCATCCAACAGGATCATGTAATCGATCAAATGACAGATACATTATCTAAAAGAGGGCCAGATGATACAAATACGTGGAAAAGTGAACACGTTCTTTTTGGGCATAAAAGGTTAGCGGTTGTAGATGTAGAAGGCGGAAAGCAGCCGATGACATATACACATCAAAACCATGCCTATACCGTTGTATACAATGGAGAGCTCTATAATACGGAGGATATAAGAAAAGAATTGTTAAAAAAGGGACACCGCTTCCTTGGGCATTCTGATACAGAGGTGCTTCTTCACGCCTACACAGAATGGAAAGAAGAGTGCGTGACCCATTTTAATGGTATTTTTGCATTTGTGATCTGGGATAGTGAACGTGAATTATTATTTGCAGGAAGAGATCGGCTTGGCGTCAAGCCATTTTTCTATACAGAACGTCATCATTCCTTTTTATTTGGTTCAGAAATCAAAGCGCTTCTTGCTCACCCTGATATGAAAGCGAAAGTCGATCATGAGGGATTATCGGAGATCTTTGGTTTAGGACCGTCTAGAACGCCAGGGCAAGGAGTGTTTAAAGGGGTAAAAGAGCTTAGACCTGCACATGCTTTGACCTTTTCAAAAGACGGCCTGCGTGTGTGGAGATATTGGAATGTCAAAAGCAAGGTGCATACGGACTCACTTGATGACACCACGCAGCACGTCAAGTATCTCTTTACAGATGCCGTCACAAGACAGCTAGTCTCTGATGTGCCTGTTTGCACATTTTTATCTGGTGGCGTCGATTCAAGTGCCATAACCGCCATCGCTGCTCAGCACTTTGAGAAAATTGGGAAAGCACCGCTTCATACGTATTCTGTTGACTACGAAGGAAATGATCAATTCTTTGAATCCAGTCAATTCCAGCCGAATGCTGACGGTCCATGGATTGACCGTATGACCAAAGCGTTTCAAACAAGTCATCACAGCTGCGTCATTGGACAAAAAGAGCTGGCGTCTTATTTGAAGGAAGCCGTTGAGGTCAGGGACTTACCAGGGATGGCAGATATTGATTCTTCCTTGCTTTGGTTCTGCCGAGAAATGAAAAAGGACTTCGTTGTCGGTTTGTCAGGTGAATGTGCGGATGAAATCTTTGGAGGCTATCCTTGGTTCCATATGGCAAATGAAACGACTGGTTTTCCTTGGATGAGATCGACGGAAGCCAGAACGCAGCTTTTGCAAGATTCGTGGCAAAAGAAGCTGTCACTGAAGGAGTACGCACAAAGCAAATATGAAGAAACTGTGGCAGAAACACCGCTTTTAGATGGAGAAACTGGAGTAGATAAAGCCCGTAGAGAACTTTTTTACTTAAATATGATCTGGTTTATGACAACGCTGCTCGACCGAAAAGACCGGATGAGTATGGGGGCAAGCCTTGAGGTACGTGTGCCATTTGCAGACCATCGTCTTGTCGAATATGTCTGGAATATTCCTTGGGAAATGAAAATGCATGGAAATCGTGAAAAAGGGGTTTTGCGAAAAGCATTAGAGGGAATTTTACCGAATGAAGTGCTTTATCGCAAGAAGAGTCCTTATCCAAAAACACATCATCCAGCCTATACACAGGCTGTGAAAGAGATGTTAACAGATTGCCTTGCGCAAAAAGATTCTGTCCTTCACGAATTTCTAGACCCGCATCAACTAAAGCAGCTCATTGAAACGGAAGGCGCTTCCTTTCAAGTGCCGTGGTATGGTCAGCTCATGAAGG
Coding sequences:
- a CDS encoding AAA family ATPase, with the translated sequence MKPITLTIKGLHSFREEQTIDFSSLCDAGVFGIFGPTGSGKSSILDAMTLALYGKVERALNNTHGILNQAEEKLSVSFTFALQKEHHISYKVERAFKRADEMKVRTTLCRLIEIGDSQTVLADKASEVNRKVEELLGLTIDDFTRAVVLPQGKFAEFLSLKGADRRQMLQRLFNLEKYGDQLVKRLRAKAQKHYGQKNELLAELNGLGEAGPEALAKAKEAAVQAKAIFHEKKRARDEAITAFTKAQTIWQYQKEQEAYETEQNKLNLLAPSMEEKKAKLNIAEQAETLKPYADALTKAENQLSQASKEKQEAEKQQLHKRTIYHQMTQDYEQARQKKIETEPDLLQKKEQLIQLKEIERKKEAALQEKAGIERQKNEKAQQLIQKKKEAEDLQSLLERALTKQTQLKHELEQLQVSVKERKSVQDALRLSENVQRINLDIQKEKQKLDELQKRTSQTVAAYEKLQKQQNNHHEKIDQSFQAIEHLYFYVCEFERALTEWSKKEQHRKLESLKQRDAVRAAELRKELAAELVDGEPCPVCGSIHHDPKALESNDHVETVAQIDDVMKRIDNEIKQAEEYARDIYAAKQLLETHANQLVKQFAFLSKKAPGTEVAAAVETVQNPQPLQDLIQEWKGIKQDIQEVERKRARLMDETHDQAAEISKMKDQMTFEQQRIEELEMLIKELQSELSEQTAQFEQTFPHFTLNQVQELQKQIDEKDQQAEGYKERIEKSISFLEEKQRAKEQLQTAIYNVEKELDKLTHQLESQQQLILQYETDVGRYPLKAASISEELIEVEHTLAILNEKEQQSYKQLQHAQQLFSEAQSHFSSSERQLQEAIRRKQEAEVAWEKETASSSFHMPHEIESASMEQAVRQSVKQEIEEFEDKRKQCAANLKRISQLLKEESLDEKQWTDIQQRKDAAEIALEEATVMSGSAHEHLRVIEENHQRFASIHEHLEGLQQEIDRLDKLQTVFKGNTFVEFLAEEQLESVSRDASARLGMLTRQRYAIEVDSEGGFVMRDDANGGVRRPVSSLSGGETFLTSLALALALSAQIQLRGEFPLQFFFLDEGFGTLDQDLLDTVITALEKLQSQNLAVGVISHVEELKMRLPKKLIVHPADPSGKGTTVSMELM
- a CDS encoding HNH endonuclease; translated protein: MAKQTVGSCELCGRQDVLLTEHHLTPREEGGAFLPTAFLCIPCHKQVHALYTNQELAERLNTLDALRQDEKLASYIKWIRKQPASKLVKTKKSRQRRKK
- a CDS encoding spore germination protein; translation: MPAIVGPIYINSISGGVVNVGDSFYLSPKSSSKSALGSGAGNTGDFLILNNGISATNYVDPDLNDQNMVGNA
- a CDS encoding spore germination protein GerPE; amino-acid sequence: MIKRTSQLKFMKVNSVGISSVVQIGDTQELCPKVKVLAVQRTISLFYGNEAENLNAKEFEVYYEPIPLMLPERSVRTAFYHEKPVIKVASVHVEGVSSSSVLQVGSTCGMNAVARVKHIRELFSSDESPPNSQMDLPTHMMVI
- a CDS encoding germination protein GerPD, encoding MNFTVVNRNIETGSIKVVGVSSSSLFIIGDTDHVQLSSIFDTPPESLIIGPFVPLAPR
- a CDS encoding spore germination protein GerPC produces the protein MYDYQNSASQMYGIIQKQSQQIMMLEKKLNELQQEMQMIKDKPTTTIERIDYQFDQLKIERLEGTLNIGLNPSDPNSVQNFEVGQTTTPGIGMMQQEMADQFFNQTRQLVDAFLNEEAPDLLEELEQRYEGSLDESNKHHIIEDIRKQIDSRIKYYAGQLPHREDMTPLQRSEQIAEYVKHDVKRAIEHFLAHIPNETKGEENG
- a CDS encoding spore germination protein GerPB; translated protein: MNFYINQAIQINYLRVESVSNSSVLQIGSAGSIKALSNLYNTGSYVEAAPAAAGTQGIEESQGASTTPFVPLQSPTT
- a CDS encoding spore germination protein produces the protein MPAIVGAFKVNAVGTSGVVHVGDCITISPNSQVKTFAGAGSFNTGDQLRISNYKSVTNTYDSDVIDQPLVGNL
- a CDS encoding aspartyl-phosphate phosphatase Spo0E family protein, with the translated sequence MINYEIEQKRLHLIETAKKFGMNAEETIRCSQELDTLLNKGIKYTSNDCSKKA
- a CDS encoding CotH kinase family protein, with amino-acid sequence MTTEPLKQLDIWIHPKDLIELRKDIWNDEPVEAILKTGQIKSHIYASYRGSHIRKLKKKSYQIEYRKPKKRQGESIFHLNAEYNDPSFIRNRLSFYFFEQMGVLSPAASHVFLTINGRKEGIYLKIESVDEHFFQKRQLSGGGIYYAVDDDANFSLLSSFDKKPKKHLLLGYEKKMGTSQHDQQLSEFIYFLNTAKDDLFAEKIGQYLDVNQYFRWLIGVVCTQNFDGFVHNYALYVNEQGRFQVLPWDYDATWGRDIHGEEMAFDYIPVSGFNTLTARLLDIPSFKRTYYTLFQHVLDTHFLEDRLCPVIEKWHMSIENRIGDDPYTKDRKDFLESERDVIRHYINKRRRYLQAEIRKEIIDS
- the cotG gene encoding spore coat protein CotG: MSTFDHSHIEHAVDSLRSEGRDHHLDREPESRRSHKSARSRHSHRRHWFFGGGGCRKSHRSKKSHQSYRSKKSRCSKKSVKSEKPCKSKKSCKSKKSCRSKKSEPKKSCRSKHRSHHKKSCHKSHRSHRSKRSHHHRRSHSCKRCGKKKHHTRSRGNVDRKWEQGNMWEYRRYR
- a CDS encoding fumarylacetoacetate hydrolase family protein; this translates as MKFFTGEIHSRMFIGVVIDDEWVMDVKKAEAKLFELETLPNSLAECINMGDKFVDHVRQLLDWAEKKEEDRGSYVYPLSDVTLHAPIPKPAKNIMCVGKNYQDHVMEMGTAADIPKDVMIFTKAPTSVVGHEEDILLHEDVTSELDYEGELAIVMGKSGKNIAPEEVRDHLFGYTILNDVTARDLQKKHKQFFIGKSLDTTCPIGPYIVHKSVIEDHGALHVETKVNGEVRQSASTELMIFSIENIVSTLSKGMTLEAGDIIATGTPSGVGKGFEPPKFLASGDRIDITIEPIGTLTNRVK
- a CDS encoding YisL family protein — protein: MGTHLHITAWVLGIILFFVAFALAGKNDKGAKIVHMIVRLLYLIIIATGVELYVRTGMKIPGFGGEYIGKMILGILVIGFMEMVLVRKKKGKSVTGVLIGFIVFAIVTILLGLRLPIGFHIF
- a CDS encoding DUF2777 family protein, which produces MEKRMKQLERCTRRWCSGYLLIENGHCLIEDEEGEIMLPESLQSTMICLKENDRWTKGELIGSMILHESGQLVEVQGGEVIQYTASLAKGWLDLLMFVPENVFYDIIEQVEQLGFSVYDCVFSSFHSFQQVSFFQFSTDTQSLALQCHHENASSQIRFEWTTSDGHRFVSLFDAT